The Solea senegalensis isolate Sse05_10M linkage group LG18, IFAPA_SoseM_1, whole genome shotgun sequence DNA segment TGTGTCAGAAATATGGTACGGTCAGAAATGTGATGGTAAAACCCAGACATAGGACACAGAGTAGTTAAAGTAGAGGACATTATCATGcactaaataaaaatgacaagtcAAATTCTCAATGAATCAAATAATATTTCACAACAATGAGATATTCTCCCAAAAATGTCTTCTGCCCAAGTCCAAACATCCCAGTCCTTCACAAACGTGTCCTTGGATGCATGAACGCAGAGCATGAACgcatcttatttcatgttacagtgATGCAGCCGTTCACTGAGAACTCCATCCAGGACTTCAGGTAAAAACTGAAGAGAGCTCCGCCGACACGTGCTTCAGGTGTGACTCGTGCTTACCTGGAGGACAGAGTTCCCACAGGTGTCCTGAAACAAGGCACGCCCCTGGGCCGGCGCTTCCTGAAGGCCTGTTCTATCAGCTTGCCCTCGGAGGACGGGTCGATCCTCCAGAAGGAGCCTTTCCCCGGCTCCTCCTGAGAGCGGGCCACTTTGATGAAGTACCGGTTCAGGGACAGGTTGTGACGGATAGAGTTCTACGACAGcggaagatagatagatagatagatagatagatagattaattaattaattaattaattaattaatacagAAGACGAGAATCAAACCAAGacttttaacactttttaaacctgtttttttttttacaaactagCAACTGAAATAAGATAAGAATTAAGATCCAGAAGAACTTTACCTccttatgtatgtatgtatgtactgtatgtacagtggATATAAAAAGTCTACACACCCCTGTTCAAATGCCAGGTTTtcgtgatgtaaaaaaaaaaagattccacCTTTAATGTGACATATAACCTGTACAATGCAATTAAAAACTAACAGTAACGTCCGTCCAAAATTGACGATAAGACGAGAAGAAAACTAGTCAGGGAGGCTGCCAAGAGGCCGACGGCAAcactgaaggagctgcaggaATTTCTGGCCAGTACTGTAGTACATGTGACAACGGTCTCTCGTCTTCTTCATATGTCTGGGCTCTGGGGTAGGGTGGCAAAACGGAAGCCTTATCTtccaaagaaaaacatccaagcCCGGCTTGATTTAGCAAAAAGACATCTGAAATCTCCCAAACACATGTGGGAAAATATGTTATGGTCTGATGAAACCATAATTCCATAAAGCGTATTTGGTGCAATAACAACACTGCTCATCACCAAAAGAACACCATACCTACAGTGAagcatggtggtggcagcatcatgctttGGGGCTGTTTTTCTTCAGCTGGAACTGGAGCCTTGGTCAGGGTGGAGGGAATTATGAACCGTTCCAAATACCAGTCAGTGTTGGCCTTCTGTTAGAAAGCTGAAGAGGAACTGAACTGAATCCCATCCAACATCTCTGGGGTGATCTGAAGAGGGCTGTGCACAGGAGATGCCCTCGCAATCTGTCAGATTGGAGCGGTTTTGCAAAGAATAGTGGGCAAATATTGCACGAGTGCTGTAATAAAAGCCAAAGGTGCTGCAACAAAGTATTAGTTTAAGGGGGTGCATATTTATGCAACCAggttattttaagttttttatttcatattttcccCTTTAAAGGTTTCAGCTCGTTTTTCAATTGCATTGTACAGGTTATAGGTCACATGAAAGGTGGAAGAAGTTATTTGTCTCGctgtcaattttttttacatcacgaAAACCTGGCATTTGAACAGGGGTGTGTAGACTTTTTATATcaactgtatgtatgtgtgtgtgtgtgtgtgtgtgtatgtatgtatgtatatatatatatatatatatatatatatacatacacccACTTAACATATATACCCACTGTGTATATAGATGTCACCATCTATATacacagtgggtacggaaagtattcagacccctttaaatgtttcactcttcgTTTCaatgcagccatttgctaaaatcaaaaacgttcattttatttttcattaatgttcactcagcacatcttgacagaaaaaaaacagaaatgtagaaaaaaactgaaatatcacatggtcagaagtattcagagcctttgctgtgtttaattaaactgattggacttgattaggaaaggcacacacctgtctatataatatatatattatattatatagacaggtcttacagctcacagtgcatgtcagagcaaatgagaatcatgaggtcgaagaAACTgcacaaggagctcagagacagaattgtggccaaaaagaatttctgcagcactcaaggttcctaagagcacagtggcctccaggcctccataatccttaaatggaagacgtttgggacgaccagaactcttcctagacctggccgtccaactaaactgagcaatcgtgggagaagagccttggtgagagaggtgaacaagaacccaaagatcactgtgactgagctccagagatgcagtagtgagatgggagaaagttccacaaagtccactatcactgcagccctccaccagtcggggctttatggcagagtggccccacagaagcctctcctcagtgcaagacatatgaaagcctgcagagagtttgccaacaaacacatgaaggactcccagactatgagaaataagattctctggtctgatgagaccaagattgaactgtttggcgttaattctaagtggtatgtgtggagaaaaccaggcactgctcatcacctgcccaatacaatcccaacagtgaaacatggtggtggcagcatcatgctatgggggtgtttttcagctgcagggacaggacgactggttgtaattgaaggaaagatgaatgaggccaagtacagagatatcctggaagaaaacctcttccagagtgctcaggacctcagactgggccgaaggttcaccttccaacaagacaatgaccctaagcacacagctaaaataatgaaggagtggcttcagaacaactctgtgaccattttTGACTGGCCCaaccaccaacgttcaccatccaaccaacgttcaccatccaacctgacagaactggagaagatctgcaaggaagaatgtcagaggatccccaaatccaggtgtgaaacacttgttgcatcattctcaagaagactcatggctgtactagctcagaaggagcttctactcaatactgagcaaaggctctgaatacttatgatcatgtgatatttcactttttcttttttaatacatttgcaaaaatgtctacatttctgttttttttcctgtcaagATGTGATGCTGAGtgaacattaatgagaaataacatgaactttttggattttagaaaatggctgcaatgaaacaaagagtgaaaaatgtaaaggggtctgaatactttccgtacccactgtatgtCACCATCTATattcattgaaaaaaatatagacgtctcctcctcctttggcGACGACAATAACCAGACACTGACCTGCCAGCCTTTATCAGCTGTTCTGTAGTACGGGTAGTTCTTGGTGATGTGGGTGTAAATTCCGTTCAGTGTGAGCTGTTTATCCGGGGCCATGGTGATCGCTTGAACTATCAGCTGCGCGTATGAATACGGAGGTTTGGAGTCGTCCTGcagaaaaaagattaaaaaacaaaagacatataaaaacatgagttaacaaaagttaatgtgtgtgcgtgttttcgGTGTCTGGTTTGTTCACGGGCACACACTCACTTTTGGGCTGTCTTCACCTGACGCCTCCTTGTCGTTTTCAGACTGGGAGTTGTCTCCtataaggtcagaggtcaacgcACGACCTGTCCTGTAGCTGGAGAACCCTGCCCCTCGTGGACTTGACGGACAGGAGTTTGCTGCACTGTAAAAATTTTTTTTAGCGCAAGACTTGTTTAATAAACTGGTAAAACCACAGATCACAGCAAAAAGTGGCTGAAAATACTAGAGAATGGCTCAGTGGCACCCTCAAAGGTGGAAACGGGTCAGACAAAGCTtaaaactaagttgcaccaaattccacgaaacttggtggaaacgtgtcacagcccaagacggACAAAAAAGTCTATCGgcaccatggcctcaactcaacaggaagtcagccattttgaatttagagTCCACCTTGGCGATTTGCGCgtttcataaacaaacaaactcgtCTTGAGTAACGGTAATCataccaacaaacaaacaggtcaaTTTGTACTAGACGCGTCAAAGTTATCGAAAGGTTCCACAGCTTCTAAGCAATGGCCGTGGCAACAAATGGAAGTTTGGCGAATTTAAACCATTCGCCACAGAACAGGAAGTGTCCTGTAAATTCGCCATATATTGACCAATCTGCCCAAAACTTTATACGTGAGATAAGCGACCAAACCTTAACACGTCTACACACATGAACttgaacaggaagtcagccattttttaattaaactacCACTTATCCATGACGCAGGAAGCGTCCTGTATCTTTGCCGTTTATCGACCAATCTGCTCGAAACTTCACACGTGAGACCTGACCAGAAAATATCAGCGGGTGAAAACTGAGTCATAGGTCatagcaccacctgctggaGGGCCTGCACAATGCaatcctttctctctctcacctgaGGGTGCCAGTGGGTGAAGGCAGTGGGCTCATGAGGTGGGCGATGTTGTCAGGAATGTTAATGGTCAGCGGGGAGATTTGGGGCTGGACGGGCTTGACCGGTGATTCCGGCACGTTCCTTGGCTCCTTCTTTTCACTGGACAGGGCTGTGAACGTGATCTTTATACTTGTGCTTGGGAAGCGGAAACAACACCTGAGAACCAAAGACACAAATACAGCTTAGTTTCTTACGTCGTTGTGCAGTTGATTCACTGAAAACATCGAAAAAATGAGACTGGATTATCAGCACACTGGCAGCAaatatttgaattgaattgaatatgaGGAAATGTAAAGGTGCAATATGCGACATTCAGGTTGACTGCTTTTGTCTACGGCGGATTCTGACACCCATTTTCAGAAATTAGGGCAACCAATGCCCTATAATTAACATAAAGATAGGGTTTTTGCccatatgttttcttttttcctccatttacATAACACATTACTGTTtgatgataacaaataatacattttttttaatctgggtCAGATCTGGATGAAATTAGTCTCCTTATAGAGAGTCtgatcttacacacacacacacaccaaattcTGTACTTTGAGAGTAGGGCTTTATCAAtgcttacatttttacattgaacaacaaaaacatgaatgaatgttgaGCAAAATAATCCTTACAACCTTCAATTGTGAAAATTTCCAGTTAATTCCTGTTAACTCCCATGGAAAGTTTTGCAAGATTTCGTACTTTTTTCCAACCTTAATTATAAGAGAAATTCCCTGAAAATATGATAACTTCttagatgatgtcatcagtgggtagattcttacaAAAACTTACTTACATACTTTTCAAATTTTTCTAGTTTAATATAGTTTGTCCTATTTCTAGTTTAATATAGTTTGTGATTTAAATCACTGTATAATTGACTACatttctatatctatatatatatatatatatatatgttactaAAATGAATGGGAAATATACAACACTTGGTGTTTATGACAGTGTTGATGTCCAGATAAGCTTCCTGCCCGGCAACAGTCGGGCCAAGGTCTAAGTGAAGCCCACAGATGAGAGCTGAGATTCAGCAACACAGTTTAAAAATGGACGTCCACCCTGTCCATTATGTAACAGATCATACCTATCACATCTAATTTAATATTAAAGGGATATATGTGGAACAGCTGCTCGTGCATTAAGGCATCACCACTATGAAGGAGGACAGAAGTGAAGTTTTGAAGTGTAAAATGTGTCTGGacacagaaaaaagacaggCTGACCGTGGTATACATGTGGCTCATGGAGTAAACAGGGCTAACCTTAGCTGCTGATGCAATGTGAATAATTCCCTTGTATCAATTACATAAGGACTATTCATCACCAGTGTgataagtaaataaaagcagcacaCATGTTTTCACAGACCACCTCTTCACGTGTGTTTGTTGCACAGATGAGCGTGAAAGCCCACAGTACAATAAGTCATTCATCTTTAAACAAATCCCCCATTACAGTAAGAATCATTTTTAAGTTAGTCATCAAGTTACCCGGAAATACAAACAGTAGTCACCACATATTTACACTGCTCTCAATCTCAAATGGCAGCTGTCCAATTCGGCATACATCAAACATACACTCTTATTATAAACCACTTACTGTGAACATGGAAAAAGATAACTTACACGTTCTACATAATGGTCTCCACAATGAATTCTTAGCTCGACCATGACTGTTTGGTGTGTCATTGACGTATTGTGTGTGAGCCGAATACACTGCAACACACCAAAGATTCACATTAAGCCGTGGGTTGTGTTGAATTGTGTTTTATCTGGTCTTTATCGGAAGGTTAAGTGATAAAGAAGCGAATCTGTCGATGAGATTAAGTGTAGCGTTATCGCAGCACGTCTGAGGTGCTTGGTGTTGCTTTAGTGCTCAACACGTGCAACACCGCTGcgggcaaacaaaacaataacacatgaaGCCATAAATCCGCAAACGTTTGTTTAGCTTTTTCGCCCCAGTTTTACGGTTCTAAACAAACGGGTCATAAATGAGTCTTACATTCGTGGAAGCTGGAGAGGTGGAGCCCCTCTTCTCTGGAACACCCCATCAACAAACACCCCGTTTTTCCCCAGGCATCGGAGGTAGAATTCTCCGGTGCCAGTGCCGTCCTCGCCGGCGGTGAATATCTCGAGGTGCCGCCGCGAGATGAAGCTGGAGTGTCCCATGCTGACGTCCACCGAGCCCTGCGAGGAGTTCCGGCCGATGGTCACCGACCTTTTCTTCATCAGGTATTCGAATTCTCGGCCCTCTAGCCGGGCTACCGCCGACCCCGACATCCCGCTTACAACCGCCATCTTCTGCCGGagatctgtgtgtttctgtgggaaGCGCGAACGTAAAAGCGGCTGCGGGCGTTTGCGAAGGGGGAGTGATTTtctttaggttttttttttttgtttttgtgggggAGAAATGGGGATCAAATTTAACACCGTGGAGAATGTGGCTAGGAACGTGCCAGACCGGGGACACAGCGGCTCCTCCGACCCACCACCGCCGTGAAGCAGAGAGGAGGGCGGGGCAAAACAAGAGAAAGAGCGGCGTCGGCCAATGAGGAACGGACAAACGGCCGGAAGTGCCGTCACTGACAACCGCGCCGGCCAATAGAAAACCGTCCCGAGAAGGCAGATGTGTGTTGTTTACCAATgacaacaaacataaaaaaaaaaaaataataggcCCCCTGTAGAAAATGGCGTTCGGTTGCGGCGCAGGCTGAGTGACACGCAGATGAGAGGAGAGACGGAAGAACCGGAACAGAATTTCCTGGAGGAGGAACAGGGTGGTGTTTATTTACAACTAGTTCCTCATTTACCTCAAGATGTAAACAATCAATAAATGGAAAGCAGAGTTACACAGAACATTTAagtaatatcaaataaaataatctcgCTATCTTTTAATGTTAattatgtaataaaataataaaaaactgttaatcattttcaatcaataaaaaaaatatagaaattaataaatcatcactaagatgaagaaaacaacacaataaacagtAATATGCATTTTAAGAGCCTTCAAATTTagttaacattttaataaatacatgGAAAATGACTgaatattattataaacataagtctggtttcttggtgcgaggacaacaacctcaccctaaacacagacaagacgaaggagatgatagtggacatgaggaaggagaggagacctcaccaaccactgtttatccgggatcttgaagtggagcgggtgagcagctttaagtacctcggggtccacatcactgaggacttcacatggaccaccaacacaacacagctgctcaagaaagcacagcaacagttgtattttctgaggaggctgaggaagtttggcatgtcgacaaagatcctcagcaacttctacagctgtgt contains these protein-coding regions:
- the LOC122759462 gene encoding forkhead box protein K2-like, whose translation is MAVVSGMSGSAVARLEGREFEYLMKKRSVTIGRNSSQGSVDVSMGHSSFISRRHLEIFTAGEDGTGTGEFYLRCLGKNGVFVDGVFQRRGAPPLQLPRMCCFRFPSTSIKITFTALSSEKKEPRNVPESPVKPVQPQISPLTINIPDNIAHLMSPLPSPTGTLSAANSCPSSPRGAGFSSYRTGRALTSDLIGDNSQSENDKEASGEDSPKDDSKPPYSYAQLIVQAITMAPDKQLTLNGIYTHITKNYPYYRTADKGWQNSIRHNLSLNRYFIKVARSQEEPGKGSFWRIDPSSEGKLIEQAFRKRRPRGVPCFRTPVGTLSSRSAPASPNHTGALSAHSSGVQTPDSLSREGSPVHMDPEPTPPPAPVQTATVQPKLAVIQEARFAQSSPGSPLNNQPVLIAVQRQMPQTTMKPVTYAVATPAIVTTAGSPAPVMQTVHVVHQIPAVTMATVATQPAVSQKPQENGGGEHKEIKVKAVPSITATSIGGVSRIIQSSQAAPLTTVTILQQAPLGQHQLPIKAITQNGTHLVPITTAANTAVANPLHLLATHASASASLPTKRQNGELQDQPESKRAKPGAVEESGAVVINNNNNNNNINNNNINNNGTTDRAGEGGVSEQV